In a single window of the Dreissena polymorpha isolate Duluth1 chromosome 3, UMN_Dpol_1.0, whole genome shotgun sequence genome:
- the LOC127871702 gene encoding uncharacterized protein LOC127871702, whose amino-acid sequence MRIGKSVRLGGDARCRSPGHTAKYGSYTLMDLETNHVLDVQLVQSNEVKNSNAMELEGLKRGLRNLATNHISVTDLTTDRHVQVRKFMREEMENIRHWFDVWHMAKGVKNKLLTMGKKKGCEAVGKWAQSIANHLYYCAASSEGNGDLVVAKWRSIRNHVVNRHDGNGDLFPRCLHGPIDRNKKWIKAGAKAH is encoded by the exons ATGCGGATCGGTAAATCAGTACGGCTGGGAGGGGATGCTCGGTGTCGCTCACCTGGGCACACAGCAAAGTACGGCTCGTACACTCTCATGGATCTTGAGACGAACCATGTTCTGGATGTACAGCTTGTTCAG aGTAATGAAGTTAAAAACTCCAATGCTATGGAGCTGGAAGGGTTGAAACGTGGACTAAGGAACTTGGCGACCAACCACATCAGCGTTACTGATCTGACGACCGACAGGCACGTTCAGGTTCGCAAGTTCATGCGGGAAGAAATGGAGAATATTCGCCACTGGTTTGATGTATGGCACATGGCAAAGG GTGTGAAAAACAAACTGCTGACCATGGGAAAGAAGAAAGGTTGTGAAGCAGTTGGAAAATGGGCGCAGTCGATCGCCAACCACCTCTATTATTGTGCTGCCTCAAGTGAGGGAAACGGTGACTTGGTTGTTGCAAAGTGGCGTTCAATTAGGAACCATGTTGTGAATCGTCATGATGGCAATGGTGACTTGTTTCCCAGATGTCTTCATGGACCGATAGACAGAAACAAAAAATGGATAAAGGCTG gTGCAAAGGCCCACTAA